The nucleotide window TGCTTATCACCCGAAATGCGGCCCAGGAATTCTAGCTGGCCATCGGGCAAGAACCGACCACGATCACCCGTACGGAAGAGCATGGTCCAGCCACGctcctcatcgtcgagaCTGCAGAAGGGATTGCGCACAAACTGCTTACGGTTAACCTCCGGACGATTCCAATAGCCCTGGGCCACTTGCGGACCGCCGATGCAGATCTCGCCCACGAATCCCGGCGGTAACGGGTTCATGGCGGCGTCGACGATGTAATGACGGCAGTTGCCGAGGGCATAGCCAATGGGGATGTTAAGCTGCTCTGCCATCGGTCCGTCGCAGCGGTGGACGGTCGTCTGGACCACGGCTTCGGTGGGTCCCCAGCAGTTGTACAGCGTGGCCGAGGTGCCTAATTTGTGAAAGGCGTCGGCCAGGCGCGCGGGTAAACGCTCGCCACAGAGCAGGGAAATACGGTAGTTGGGATTTGCGGCTAGAGCGGCGCCATTGTGCTCAAGAACAAGGGCCATCTGGGTCGGGGTGAAGTAGGTGAAGGTCACGGCGGCCTCACGGATGTAGTCACCCAGCTTTACGGGGTTGCGGCGTGTAGCCTTGGTGGCAATGCAGAGCTGCCCCCCTACTGTCAGGGCCGACCATAGCTCTCCTACCGATAGGTCGAATGAGGGAGAGATCTGGTGTAGGAACCGGTCTTTCGAGTTGAAATTGAAGTGTTGCTGTACGGCTGCCAGCATTTCAAAGAGGTTTGTCTGGGACAGGCGGACGCCTTTGGGAGTTCCAGTGCTACCCTGTATTGcgtggggagagaaggggatcCGCGGGTTAGCCGTGAGCCATATCTTAGATGTAACAGCCGATATTAACTTACCGAGGTGTACAACATGTAGCACGGGTCGCTGGGAAGGGGGTGATGCACATCAGACAGCACGCAGGTGGCTGTGGCATCGCGGATACTCAACAGGGCATAAGTTCCCTGACTTTGGGCCCGGACCTGGGATGCCAGTCCGCGACAGGCCTCATCAAAGAGCAACAGTTCCATTTCGGAGTCATCCGCAATGAATGCCAAGCGACCTACGGCCATAGTCGAGTCCATGGGCAGGTACCCGCAGCGGTTGAACAATACACCGAGCATGGAGACCACGAAGGGGATCCCGGGTTCCGCCAGGATGGCCACATGTTGTCCTGGACGAATGCCTGCATCTTGCAACGAGAAAGCCAGGCGCCGGGCCGCAAACACGAGGTCCCGATAGGTGATGCTCTCGCCCTCGGATGTGCTCGCCGCCACAGCCGTTGGCTGGGTGTCGGCAAAGCCGAGCACTCGTCCAATGATCGAAGTGTCCTGCCAGCTATGGGGCCGCAGCGGGTGATTCCAGAATTGGATGCTCAGCCGCTCGATTTCACTTGCGCCGGCAAGAGGAACACTCGGAATAGGCTGGCGGTGGTCCTGAATGAGGGAGCACAAGAAGGTGTGAAAATTCTCGAAGAAGCGCTGCATGTCTTCCGCTCCGTACAGGGTGGTAGAGTATTCCAGCTGCAGCTGTAGCATGTGCTCTGCATCTTCGCGCGCCTCCAGGCTCAGCTCACAGGCCGAGGGCATGTTCTGAGCCTCGAGCTTGTGTAAAACAAAGTCGCCGGCTTGATAAATGGCCTGGCCCTCAGGCTGCTGGTAGTTGACCATCACCTGGCCCAACGGAGAATGTCCTGGGCTCCGGGGGACCTTGGTCTCGCTGACAATCACGTCGAAGGGAACCATGCTGTGGGACATGGCCTCACGGATGCGTCCACTCATGGTGCGGAGCAGCTGCTCAAAGGTGCCCGAGCAAGCATCCTGGCATCGGATGGGTGTCATGTTAACGAAGAAGCCCAACAAGTCGCTGAACTCTGCGTGTGGCCGGTTGccatccaccatcagcaTGGTCAGGTCCGGATCTTCGGTGAAACGGTAGAGGAAGGCCCGGAAGGCGCTGAAGATGAACTGGAAGGGACTGCTTTGGGCCTGGGTGCAGATTCGCTTGATTCGCTTGAGCTGGGATGCGTCAATCTGGACGGTGAGATTTTCGCGCGAGTAGTCGTCGAGCGCGGGGCGTTCAGTCAAGGCGAAGGGAAGCAGAGGACTGGCGACAGGGATACCGGCTAGCGTGCGTCGCCAGTAGTCAATGTGGGATGCCATTGACTCGGACTCGAGCAGCTGGTTATGCCACAGAGTGAAGTCGGCATAATTGATCTTCGGGGCAGGCAGGGAATTGAGACTTCGGCCACTGCGCAGGGTATCATATAAGGTCGATATCTGCGTGAGGAGAGGGTCGGTATTGGCACGATCAGTGCAGATGTGGTGCATTATGAGCACCAGTGCATAGTTTCCTGGTGTCACCTTGACGAGGGTGGCATCGATTAGGTGACCGATTTCAATGTTCAACTGTATACGCTTCAGCGTGGAGACCAGGGCTTGCAGGGCTTCTGTTGGGTCTTCTGCAGCAGACACATCCCGGAACTTGACTGTCaacggagagggaggaaggatcGTCTGCTCTGCATACTCGTCTCCCTCCTGGTAGGCCGTGCGGAGGATTGGGTTTCTTGCCTGCAGTTCGAATAGCGTTTGACGGACGAGAGAGAGATCCGGGGTCCCGCGCAGGTGCATGGTCACTGGAATATTCAGGAAGGATTTGTCCTCGGCAAAGCTATGCGCGAACCAGAGACGGTGCTGGAAGGTGGACAAGGGCAAAGGACGCGACACATCTGCCGTAGGAATGCCGATAGTGGTGACATTGCCGCTGCTTCCTGGGGACGAGCTTGAGgatgcagaagcagcagcgttATCGGCCTTCTTGGGCGCGGACTGGCCagttttcttctcctgctcgcCGTACAGACGCACGGCCTTCTCGATCAAAACACGAATGGACGGAGCCCCCATCACATCGAATAAAGCAACGTCGACGCCCAGGGACTTGGTAAACCAGTTGCGCAGATCGACCGCCAGTAACGAGTCGAGTCCATAGATGGGATCCGCCGGTTTCAGCGACTCCTTGCTGGCGCCCAGGGAGACGGCCAGCTTCTCGACAAAGCGCTCCAGCAACAGACCAGCCCGCTGTTCCGGGTCTGTAGTCTGCGCGAAAAGAATGGGCAAGCTGACTTCTCCAGGCTTCTGGCCTGAATGCCGATCAAAGTCATGGTTCTGATAGAGGTTCTTGAAAAGGGAATGGGCGGCCCAATACACGTCGTCGCGCGTGAGGATGACTCCGGTTATTGTCTGATAGAGGTCGACGCCGCGATCGGAGACCACTTGGGACTGGCCATCCCCGAACACGGCCTCTTCGACTTGCTGCATCAGCTCTTGGCCGTTGACGCCGTCAAAACCTTCCTGCTCCATGAATCGCTCCAAGGCCGCTGCCTCGGCAGCGACACCCATGCCAGTGATGCGTCCGCAGTTCATCGTGGAAGCAGGCAGCCCAATCTGGCGTCGGTACCGCATCAAAGCATCAAGATAGGTGTTGGCTGCAGCGTAGTTGCCCTGGGACCGCGTGCCAAAGCAGGCCGAAACCGAGGAAAATGTCACAAAGAAGTCCAGGGGCAGGCTCTTGGTGGCCTGGTGGAGGTTGAAGGCGCCAACCACCTTGGGCTGTACACACTGATGCCATTGCGCGTAAGTCATGTTCTCCAATGCGGCATCAGCCAGCACCATGGCCGCATGGAAGACTCCACCCAGGTTGCGAATTCCACCCACACAGGCCTGCACATCGGCCGGATTGGCCACATCCCCCTTATACACGGTCACGTCAATACCGTGTGCCCGCAGCCACGATACGGTGGCTTTAGCCTCAGCACGAGACTCACCAGACCGCGACAGAAAGACCAAATGCTTAGCGTTGCGTTGCAGCATCCACTCCGCCAAGGTGCGGCCCAGCCCTCCCAGACCTCCTGCCAGCAGATAGGTCTTATCTGGGTGGAACTGGTTGGCACGCCGACTCCAGGTGGCAGGCCTGACGGGCACCTGCGTGTCTTCGCgagccaccagcaccacttGGCCAATGTGCTCCCCGGTTTGTACAAGACGGAAAGCTTGAGGGGCGTCGGAATAAGGCACGCCCCGGATAGTTTCGGGAAGCCCCAGCTTGCCGACATGACACAAATCGCAAACCTCTTGGAAGAGACGGGCCCCCAGGGCCTGATCGGTGGCATACAGATTCACCAGGTCAACGGCCGCAAATAGGACATTGCGCTGGAAAGGTGCCATTTCCAGCATGGCATTCTCCCGGATGTCATGCGTACCGATCTCCACGAACCGGCCAAATGCGGCCACACAGCGCCAGGATCCATGCAGCAGCTTGCCGGTGAGACTATTCAAGACGACGTCCACGCCGCGGCCGCTGGTCAGCTGTTGCACCCCATTCACAAAGCTGAGGTCCTGCGACGAAAAAATCCGGTCTGCTGACAGTCCGTATCGCTTGGTTAATAAAGCGCGTTCCGCCTCTGAGCCGGCAGTGGCGATGATACTGGCGCCCACCATCTGGGCAATTTGGACGGCCATCTGGCCCACCCCACTGGCCGCGGCATGAATTAGCACGCTCTCCTTGGCTTGCAGGCGGGCGATCTCGATCAGTGCATAGTAAGGGGTGACCAGGATCTGGGGCAGAGCTGCCGCATCCTCGAAGGGCATAGGTCCCAGTCGGAAGCAGCACGACGCTGGATTGCGCACGACTGAGCGATGCGCCCCTTGACCCGGGCGAATGGCCAGCACCTTGTCGCCCGGCTGAAACTTGGTCGGATCCACGAGGCTCCCTACGCGTCGCACCAGACCGGCGCATTCATCGCCCAGGCGATAGTCGTCAATGGCACCCGTGGCGGCCGCGACATCACGGGCTGACACCGTGGAGGCCTTGACCTCGATCTCGACCTCATCTGGCTTTAAGTtatcctgcagcagctcatcgtcatcttcccaGACCAAGCTCTCCAACCGGCCCACTTGACCGACGGTCAGCTTGATTGGACGCTGTCTGCCGAACGACTCCAGCTTCGGCCCTGAACTGACACCACCGCGAACCTTAGCATTCAGTGCATCATCGGCTTCGATGCGTGGAATAAACAGGGTGTTCTCGCGCAGGGACCATTCCTCGTCTACAATGTCGCGATTCAGCAGTTGCGTAATGAATGGAACCACAGAATTGGGAGAAGATTTAACTGGCACATCCAAGGTGACAATGCGGGATCCTTCATTCTCGATGCGGGCCACGCGCATCAGGCCGATGATCATGGCGCTCACTGGGTTCTCGGGCACTTGGTCAGTGGCACCTTCAAGGAGCCATACAAGGTTGAGCTGGGGCCGCAGTAACAAGGCCCGTGCTGCATCGAACACGGATTCGCTGATTGAATCTCTCGTCATGAACAGAGGGCTGTCCAAACTGGCCAAAACAACGACATCAGCGTCTACGAGTGACATCTTGGATAACTCGTTGAAACCTATACAGGAGGTCGGGCGATGTTTCAAGGAGGCCCCGAGACGGGAGATGAGATCAACCGTCCGGCTGGAGGGAGGTGATGAATGGACAATCACTAGCGGCCTGGAATTGGATTCATCAGGGGCGGTCGTAGCTGTCTTCCAAACCGAAGCCTGGTCAGTCTGGAGGCGCTTCTCGAGCTGGGGGTCCGAGAACCCTAGAGGCGCAATCACTTGGCCATCTTGCTTGAGGAAGGGCACCACACTGCGTGACGTGGGTGCTGTAACAACGGCGAGGTCGTAGCCCTGCTCAGTTGGCTCCTCCAGAAGAACCAGTCCTGGCCATTGGCTGGCAAGCTGCTCCCATGCTTCGCCTGTTAAGCAGCCGCCATCCGCAGTGATGGGGGTGAGGGATTTGAATCGGCGTCGCTCTTGGCTGGGGCCACTCAGGGCCTGAAGAACCTGCTCCGTCTCCTGAACCCCATTGGTGACATGGAGAATCTGGGTGTTGGGGTGCTGGTGAACAAACATGTCGACCATTTCTGCACGAGAGGTCTTTGCCAGCCTGGGAGTATCAGCGCTGAGCTGATCGAAGGCCGCCTGCCAGCGCGTgcggaagaaaagagaccgGTCATTGGCATCGGTGCCACTGCCGAGCGAAGTCACTCGCAGGCCTGAGAAGGCCAGAAGCGGCTGGCCAGTGGCTGCCATCTCGACGTGCAGCTGGCTGATGGCCGAGCGGAAGCCCGACTGCTGCGTTGCGGTGTCCACCCACACCTCCTGCGGCCCGACAGCATCCTTAAGGGTCAGCATGGTTGGGTAGATGTGGCAGCTCTCCACGAAGGTAGGAATAAAGGCGGAATCCAGGTCATGACCCAGTACTTGCTCCAGGGCCGGGAAGATAGTGTGGAAGGTGGCATCCAACATCGTGGGATGCACAAAAGTCACATCCGCCGGTTGCCGCGCATATTGATCTGGACTGAAAGTGAGGCTGGCGCAGGCAAAGCCGGGCCCAGATTCGATGCTGCCGGTCAACAAGCGAAATTCATCGCCATACTGCAGGCCTATGTCGCCGAGATGACGATAATAGCGACTGACAGGCGCAGAGGCTGTGCTGCTCTTCAGGCGCAGGTCGCGATCGGGGGCGGCGAGGATAGTGGAGGGTTGGTCGACGGCCACCAGTCCCGAGCAATGCTCCGTACAGTTATACTGGCTGtcataagaaaatattttgaACTCGTACCAGGTATCGGACCGTGACATGGCGGAGGTAACCTGGGGTTGCAGGTCGACGATCAATTCCGTGCCCATATCCGAGTCGTCGAGCACCAACGCCGCCTTGATGGACACGTTGCGCAAGGCAAACCCTTGCGCCGGCTGGATGCCTCCGCGGGCGCGCGCCACAGCCTCAAAGGCCAGACTCATGTAGCCTGCCGCCGGGAAGAGCACCTTGCCGTCGATGACATGATCCGCCAGCCACGGCAGCTCGCGCAGACGCAGATAGTTGCGCCACCGCACGTGGTTGTCGATGGAGCCGGCCATCTGATGACCCAGCAGACTGTGGCGATGTGTGCGCAGTCGGTGGTTGTAGATCAATCGGGTTTCTGCCCAATAGCGCTCGGAGTGATCCCAGGCATAGCTGGGGAGGTCCTTCAGGCGACGGCCTCGAGGCGCGATGCTGAGAAGGCCCGACTCGGACAGGTAGGCATCGCCGTTGACAGCTGGCAAGTCCACGGGATACCCAACCTGGAAGAGCTGCCCGGCGAGCCCGAGGATGCCGTCG belongs to Aspergillus luchuensis IFO 4308 DNA, chromosome 3, nearly complete sequence and includes:
- a CDS encoding putative hybrid PKS-NRPS biosynthetic cluster (COG:Q;~EggNog:ENOG410PFZD;~InterPro:IPR016036,IPR016035,IPR016039,IPR018201, IPR042104,IPR014030,IPR014031,IPR013968,IPR020845, IPR001227,IPR032821,IPR023213,IPR014043,IPR020806, IPR020807,IPR010071,IPR001242,IPR020843,IPR020841, IPR000873,IPR011032,IPR009081,IPR013149,IPR036736, IPR036291,IPR013120,IPR042099,IPR025110;~PFAM:PF16197,PF00668,PF00550,PF02801,PF00698, PF00501,PF07993,PF00107,PF13193,PF13602,PF14765,PF00106, PF00109,PF08659;~SMCOG1022:Beta-ketoacyl synthase;~antiSMASH:Cluster_3.10;~go_function: GO:0003824 - catalytic activity [Evidence IEA];~go_function: GO:0004315 - 3-oxoacyl-[acyl-carrier-protein] synthase activity [Evidence IEA];~go_function: GO:0016491 - oxidoreductase activity [Evidence IEA];~go_function: GO:0016740 - transferase activity [Evidence IEA];~go_function: GO:0016746 - transferase activity, transferring acyl groups [Evidence IEA];~go_function: GO:0031177 - phosphopantetheine binding [Evidence IEA];~go_process: GO:0006633 - fatty acid biosynthetic process [Evidence IEA];~go_process: GO:0055114 - oxidation-reduction process [Evidence IEA]), whose amino-acid sequence is MAGDLRGRRTSQEPEVSTKESSPGFSPFESASSVTSIDGPNPAVLVGYACRVAGADRPSKLWENLVQQKDVRCKMPADRFNVDNFFHPDGTHKGTTNAKYGYYLDQDLGHFDRSFFRISGKEAEAMDPQQRLILEVVYEALEDAGITLEEINGSRTSVLCGSFTNDYNAMLTKDLEHYPSYTVTGTGNAILSNRVSYVFNLQGMSLTIDTACSSSLVAFHLGAQSVQSGDCDTSIIVGSALHFDPNIFITMTDLGMLSEEGRSRAFAAGVKGYARGDGVCAVILRGQRQAELHGDDIRAVVRATGSNHDGTKQGITLPSAAGQEELIRKTYQSAGLDPADTTYVEAHGTGTGRGDPLETEALGTVFGSKRRQQPLYVGSIKSNIGHTEGASGLAGIIKATMALEKGQIPPNMHFKIPNPDIKFDEWQIQVPTQLVEFPLNAHGHRRVSINSFGYGGANAHVVLEDYRPHTIQERPPIALPAAFKAAAHERPFLVPLTSHTDKAGNIWTEKLVEYLDKHEGCDIADLALSLSTSRSMHAQRSYAIGKNITSIKDSLRKVPAWTKANKQSPRLGFVFTGQGAQWHAMGRQLMQKSPIFLQTLQRTDQVLKALPDGPRWSVVEELSRTKEDSQLGQTHLSQPICTALQLAILELLKSWGVEPTAVVGHSSGEMGAAYAAGILSFESAMYAAYYRGLHMSSGAAQAGPDAVPGAMMAVGLGETEALAELEAYKGRAVIAAVNSPSSVTLSGDEDAIIEVQKNLEARKIFARRLQVAQAFHSHHMFPLAPAYAKALNDCPGFSAQPSDKARMFSSVTARVADADQMGADYWTSNMTGTVRFSDALVGILLDDSENQNVDVLVEIGPHPALKGPARQVMKSLNMDLPYFASLTRGTPDYDGILGLAGQLFQVGYPVDLPAVNGDAYLSESGLLSIAPRGRRLKDLPSYAWDHSERYWAETRLIYNHRLRTHRHSLLGHQMAGSIDNHVRWRNYLRLRELPWLADHVIDGKVLFPAAGYMSLAFEAVARARGGIQPAQGFALRNVSIKAALVLDDSDMGTELIVDLQPQVTSAMSRSDTWYEFKIFSYDSQYNCTEHCSGLVAVDQPSTILAAPDRDLRLKSSTASAPVSRYYRHLGDIGLQYGDEFRLLTGSIESGPGFACASLTFSPDQYARQPADVTFVHPTMLDATFHTIFPALEQVLGHDLDSAFIPTFVESCHIYPTMLTLKDAVGPQEVWVDTATQQSGFRSAISQLHVEMAATGQPLLAFSGLRVTSLGSGTDANDRSLFFRTRWQAAFDQLSADTPRLAKTSRAEMVDMFVHQHPNTQILHVTNGVQETEQVLQALSGPSQERRRFKSLTPITADGGCLTGEAWEQLASQWPGLVLLEEPTEQGYDLAVVTAPTSRSVVPFLKQDGQVIAPLGFSDPQLEKRLQTDQASVWKTATTAPDESNSRPLVIVHSSPPSSRTVDLISRLGASLKHRPTSCIGFNELSKMSLVDADVVVLASLDSPLFMTRDSISESVFDAARALLLRPQLNLVWLLEGATDQVPENPVSAMIIGLMRVARIENEGSRIVTLDVPVKSSPNSVVPFITQLLNRDIVDEEWSLRENTLFIPRIEADDALNAKVRGGVSSGPKLESFGRQRPIKLTVGQVGRLESLVWEDDDELLQDNLKPDEVEIEVKASTVSARDVAAATGAIDDYRLGDECAGLVRRVGSLVDPTKFQPGDKVLAIRPGQGAHRSVVRNPASCCFRLGPMPFEDAAALPQILVTPYYALIEIARLQAKESVLIHAAASGVGQMAVQIAQMVGASIIATAGSEAERALLTKRYGLSADRIFSSQDLSFVNGVQQLTSGRGVDVVLNSLTGKLLHGSWRCVAAFGRFVEIGTHDIRENAMLEMAPFQRNVLFAAVDLVNLYATDQALGARLFQEVCDLCHVGKLGLPETIRGVPYSDAPQAFRLVQTGEHIGQVVLVAREDTQVPVRPATWSRRANQFHPDKTYLLAGGLGGLGRTLAEWMLQRNAKHLVFLSRSGESRAEAKATVSWLRAHGIDVTVYKGDVANPADVQACVGGIRNLGGVFHAAMVLADAALENMTYAQWHQCVQPKVVGAFNLHQATKSLPLDFFVTFSSVSACFGTRSQGNYAAANTYLDALMRYRRQIGLPASTMNCGRITGMGVAAEAAALERFMEQEGFDGVNGQELMQQVEEAVFGDGQSQVVSDRGVDLYQTITGVILTRDDVYWAAHSLFKNLYQNHDFDRHSGQKPGEVSLPILFAQTTDPEQRAGLLLERFVEKLAVSLGASKESLKPADPIYGLDSLLAVDLRNWFTKSLGVDVALFDVMGAPSIRVLIEKAVRLYGEQEKKTGQSAPKKADNAAASASSSSSPGSSGNVTTIGIPTADVSRPLPLSTFQHRLWFAHSFAEDKSFLNIPVTMHLRGTPDLSLVRQTLFELQARNPILRTAYQEGDEYAEQTILPPSPLTVKFRDVSAAEDPTEALQALVSTLKRIQLNIEIGHLIDATLVKVTPGNYALVLIMHHICTDRANTDPLLTQISTLYDTLRSGRSLNSLPAPKINYADFTLWHNQLLESESMASHIDYWRRTLAGIPVASPLLPFALTERPALDDYSRENLTVQIDASQLKRIKRICTQAQSSPFQFIFSAFRAFLYRFTEDPDLTMLMVDGNRPHAEFSDLLGFFVNMTPIRCQDACSGTFEQLLRTMSGRIREAMSHSMVPFDVIVSETKVPRSPGHSPLGQVMVNYQQPEGQAIYQAGDFVLHKLEAQNMPSACELSLEAREDAEHMLQLQLEYSTTLYGAEDMQRFFENFHTFLCSLIQDHRQPIPSVPLAGASEIERLSIQFWNHPLRPHSWQDTSIIGRVLGFADTQPTAVAASTSEGESITYRDLVFAARRLAFSLQDAGIRPGQHVAILAEPGIPFVVSMLGVLFNRCGYLPMDSTMAVGRLAFIADDSEMELLLFDEACRGLASQVRAQSQGTYALLSIRDATATCVLSDVHHPLPSDPCYMLYTSGSTGTPKGVRLSQTNLFEMLAAVQQHFNFNSKDRFLHQISPSFDLSVGELWSALTVGGQLCIATKATRRNPVKLGDYIREAAVTFTYFTPTQMALVLEHNGAALAANPNYRISLLCGERLPARLADAFHKLGTSATLYNCWGPTEAVVQTTVHRCDGPMAEQLNIPIGYALGNCRHYIVDAAMNPLPPGFVGEICIGGPQVAQGYWNRPEVNRKQFVRNPFCSLDDEERGWTMLFRTGDRGRFLPDGQLEFLGRISGDKQVKLRGLRIDLGEIEHVLHRESFTSEGQGIVDLAVVARTEDEDPASLTDDRQLIAFIVPKKPLSTSHDKAAYAVLLQARAKSSLNDYMLPSAYQFLDALPTTTSGKTDRRSLLTCPVELTRPIQKAADSPVSSSANPTASGQKKQSAPQKGRAETLDAVRRAWQAILKLDAPPDPTSHFFQMGGQSLLFLRLQGRLRREYQVTLSLQDMIQEPTPKRIADLIDRQLGGADVPSEEETKNDDKKAKAKKAMSSHGAEAIDWIAETTLPMDDRFHPSESHPPAAVTNLLLTGADSFSGVHLLAHLLTQRPGVTVYVLGSYAPLDHGQIFQKFMEYKLLNGALTPERILTGIQVVPGFLAHESHFGLAAADFQRLAISIHAIYHLASEVSLLKTYHDLKHLNTTSALTLIELANLGARGSRIHYLSTWSVPHLQSWEQSQRNFSSIQVDEISPIHFAPPATVDNGYFKTRWATEMLLTRAAARGFPVTIYRSSAISGNTVTGVPSSDQDIVRGMVMDMVRHGVVPQAGTSDVPFVVDFIPVNYLADVLGHLTAVHDTTRPAGLEVLHITNPKPLSLDQLPRLAAAIRGDGHSARSVSVEGWLEALEQAVGEDEQLRLETLRNYFLNGHNMFALNCRKAIALLAQKKDLVACPPVDENYLRDLWMGIA